The Dehalococcoidia bacterium genome includes a region encoding these proteins:
- a CDS encoding LLM class flavin-dependent oxidoreductase, translating to MFPRFPSRLGLMLSGRQPIDELIASARAAEAAGFHSVWSGDGGGDVFSLLTAYALATQRIRLGAGVAVWHRPPIVAAQAAGQLSRISGGRFILGLGAGPRDWNEDWWGISFDRPITRMKEYVEIVRGALSLQHGVLNYAGKVFQVRNYRRRVAAPVVPPIYLGTVGPQMNRLAGQVADGVLFDVCLPPSYLTAVAIPAVDAGLARAGRTREQVCLAAMVPAAVSADRRAARRFVKRAIAGHLENDYFYPVWRAAGFEAEALAAREKLRARDIEGALDAISDDFAATVGICGTPDEARQQAARWLALLDIVVLLAPPFGAADDEVAGNRRALIDTFGA from the coding sequence ATGTTCCCCCGCTTCCCTTCGCGCCTCGGCCTGATGCTGAGCGGCCGCCAGCCGATCGACGAACTGATTGCGTCGGCGCGCGCCGCTGAAGCGGCAGGCTTCCACAGCGTGTGGTCCGGCGACGGCGGCGGCGACGTCTTCTCCCTGCTGACCGCCTACGCCCTCGCCACTCAGCGCATTCGTCTTGGCGCAGGCGTTGCCGTCTGGCATCGCCCTCCGATCGTCGCGGCGCAAGCTGCTGGTCAGCTCAGCCGCATTTCCGGCGGTCGCTTCATTCTCGGCCTCGGCGCCGGCCCGCGCGACTGGAACGAAGACTGGTGGGGCATCTCCTTCGACCGGCCGATCACTCGGATGAAGGAGTATGTCGAGATCGTCCGGGGCGCGCTCTCGCTTCAGCACGGCGTCCTGAACTATGCGGGGAAGGTCTTTCAGGTCCGCAACTACCGCCGTCGCGTCGCCGCCCCGGTCGTCCCGCCGATCTATCTTGGCACGGTCGGGCCGCAGATGAACCGCCTCGCGGGCCAAGTGGCCGACGGCGTTCTTTTCGACGTCTGCCTGCCGCCCAGCTACCTGACCGCGGTCGCCATTCCCGCAGTCGATGCTGGGCTCGCTCGGGCAGGGAGGACGCGGGAGCAGGTCTGCCTCGCGGCGATGGTGCCGGCAGCGGTCAGCGCCGACCGGCGCGCGGCGCGGCGCTTCGTCAAGCGCGCGATCGCCGGGCATCTCGAAAACGACTACTTCTACCCGGTCTGGCGAGCCGCCGGGTTCGAGGCGGAGGCGCTCGCCGCTCGCGAGAAGCTGCGCGCGCGCGACATCGAGGGCGCGCTCGACGCGATTAGCGACGACTTCGCGGCGACGGTCGGGATCTGCGGCACGCCCGACGAAGCGCGCCAGCAGGCCGCGCGCTGGCTCGCCCTGCTCGATATCGTCGTCCTGCTCGCTCCTCCCTTCGGCGCAGCCGACGACGAGGTCGCCGGCAACCGACGGGCGCTCATCGACACCTTCGGCGCCTAG
- the def gene encoding peptide deformylase has protein sequence MAVLEIRRFGDPILRQVCKKITVIDEPIQRLIDDMIETMRVNRGVGLAAPQVGVPIRLTVIELRDGREPYVLINPEIVKRRGKRIVTEGCLSLPGWFGDVVRSESIVFRARDRHGREYKMSATDLLAQAVEHEVDHLNGILFTDPGRLVSTDTLHKVPLRDDAPEEAEEPEATPVV, from the coding sequence ATGGCTGTCCTTGAGATTCGCCGGTTCGGGGACCCGATTCTCCGGCAGGTCTGCAAAAAGATCACGGTGATTGACGAGCCGATCCAGCGGCTGATCGACGACATGATCGAAACGATGCGCGTCAATCGGGGCGTCGGCCTCGCAGCGCCGCAAGTCGGCGTGCCGATCCGGCTGACGGTCATCGAGCTGCGCGATGGCCGCGAGCCCTATGTGCTGATCAACCCCGAGATCGTGAAGCGGCGTGGCAAGCGGATCGTCACCGAGGGCTGTCTCAGCCTCCCCGGCTGGTTTGGCGACGTAGTGCGATCGGAGAGCATCGTCTTTCGCGCCCGCGACCGGCACGGCCGAGAGTACAAGATGAGCGCGACAGACCTGCTTGCCCAAGCGGTGGAGCATGAAGTCGACCACTTGAATGGGATCCTCTTCACCGACCCCGGCCGACTCGTCAGCACCGACACGCTGCACAAGGTGCCGCTGCGCGACGACGCGCCAGAGGAGGCGGAGGAGCCGGAAGCTACGCCGGTCGTCTAG
- a CDS encoding LLM class flavin-dependent oxidoreductase, producing the protein MLHSRVGLMMAGRPLRDLVETARRADRAGLHSLWCGDGGDAFSPLTAYALATTKIRLGTAVAVWHRPPVITANAALQLAAVCDGRFTLGLGAGPKQWNEDWWGIPFDRPVGRMREYIAVIRGVFESGPERPFTFEGQHFRVRRYHRSSRHPAPPIVLGTVGLQMNRLAGEVADGVIFDVLLSQRYLRDCALPAVMEGARRAGRERSALSLGAMVCCVADPDERTALQGVKWGLLGHLVAEYFYPVWRDDGFEAETRRAQARLRAGDPAGAVAELSDEFARTVAIVGRPDDCRRQLAAWLELVDFVALWAPHRPEAPHAATLDFLIDLVAA; encoded by the coding sequence ATGCTGCATTCCCGCGTCGGGCTGATGATGGCGGGGCGCCCCCTCCGCGACCTCGTCGAGACGGCGCGGCGCGCTGACCGCGCCGGGCTGCACAGTCTCTGGTGCGGCGACGGCGGCGATGCGTTCAGCCCGCTCACCGCCTATGCGCTCGCGACGACCAAGATCCGCCTCGGCACTGCGGTCGCGGTGTGGCACCGCCCGCCAGTGATCACTGCTAACGCCGCGCTCCAGCTGGCCGCAGTGTGTGACGGCCGCTTCACCCTTGGCTTGGGGGCAGGCCCAAAGCAGTGGAATGAAGACTGGTGGGGCATCCCCTTCGACCGCCCGGTCGGCCGGATGCGCGAATATATCGCCGTGATCCGGGGGGTCTTTGAGTCGGGACCTGAGCGGCCGTTCACCTTCGAGGGGCAGCATTTCCGGGTGCGCCGCTATCACCGGAGCAGCCGCCATCCTGCCCCGCCGATCGTCCTCGGCACGGTCGGCCTCCAGATGAACCGCCTCGCCGGCGAGGTTGCCGATGGCGTGATCTTCGATGTCCTGCTCTCGCAGCGCTACCTGCGCGACTGCGCTCTCCCGGCAGTGATGGAAGGCGCGCGACGCGCCGGGCGCGAACGGTCGGCCCTCAGCCTCGGCGCGATGGTCTGCTGCGTTGCCGACCCCGACGAGCGGACGGCGCTCCAGGGGGTCAAGTGGGGCTTGCTCGGCCACCTTGTCGCCGAGTACTTCTACCCGGTCTGGCGCGACGACGGCTTCGAGGCGGAGACGCGCCGCGCGCAGGCGCGGCTGCGTGCCGGCGACCCCGCCGGGGCAGTGGCCGAGCTGTCTGACGAGTTTGCCCGCACCGTCGCCATTGTCGGCCGGCCAGACGACTGCCGCCGTCAGCTTGCTGCCTGGCTCGAGCTCGTCGATTTCGTTGCGCTCTGGGCCCCTCACCGCCCAGAAGCGCCTCACGCCGCTACCCTCGATTTCCTGATCGATCTCGTCGCAGCCTGA
- the secD gene encoding protein translocase subunit SecD: MRRVNWPLLVFIVLLTGVSLWFIWPQKPSNYLPGFIPWPESKGVRIQIGNTTFERVGQRLGLDLQGGTNIVLQADLSKVPADQRQEAMTSLVRNIERRVNAYGVAEPVIMQQGEDRVAVQLAGVRDVEEAKRLIGQTAQLNFKERTIGPDGLPQDKELGLTGADLRRAYAALEPTLNQPVVHFEFNDRGAEIFGEATTRLAPIRGQIAIYLDNELLTAPQVDEPILGGRGFIRGNFTMDSARTLAIQLNAGALPVPVSVILQQDVDATLGADSIQKSIVAGQIGILAVAAFMLVYYRLPGAIAVLALAIYAILTLAVFRLIPVTLTLAGIAGFILSVGMAVDANILIFERMREELRIGRTLAGAIDAGFSRAWLSIRDSNISTMITCVILYWFGSNFGASLVTGFALTLFIGVIISMFSAITVSRTFLQAVQALWFNGPLGPRARWLFGMDEAPPGRPSVDLPTGARPATR, encoded by the coding sequence GTGCGACGAGTAAATTGGCCGCTTCTAGTCTTCATTGTGCTGCTGACTGGCGTTTCGCTCTGGTTCATCTGGCCGCAGAAGCCGTCGAACTACCTGCCCGGGTTTATTCCTTGGCCGGAGAGCAAGGGGGTGCGCATTCAGATCGGCAACACCACCTTCGAGCGGGTCGGCCAGCGACTCGGGCTCGACCTGCAGGGCGGCACGAATATCGTCCTCCAAGCCGACCTGTCCAAGGTGCCTGCCGATCAGCGGCAGGAAGCGATGACCTCGCTCGTGCGGAACATCGAGCGGCGGGTCAACGCCTACGGCGTCGCAGAGCCGGTGATCATGCAGCAGGGCGAGGACCGCGTTGCGGTGCAGCTGGCGGGCGTGCGCGACGTCGAAGAGGCGAAGCGGCTGATCGGCCAGACAGCGCAGCTGAACTTTAAAGAACGGACGATCGGGCCGGACGGGCTGCCCCAAGATAAGGAGCTCGGCCTGACGGGGGCCGACCTTCGGCGGGCCTACGCAGCGCTTGAGCCGACGCTGAACCAGCCGGTTGTCCACTTCGAGTTCAACGACCGCGGCGCTGAGATTTTCGGGGAAGCCACAACCCGCCTCGCCCCCATCCGCGGCCAGATCGCGATCTACCTCGACAATGAGCTGCTGACCGCTCCCCAAGTCGACGAGCCGATCCTCGGCGGCCGCGGCTTCATCCGGGGCAACTTCACCATGGACTCCGCCCGGACGCTCGCGATCCAGCTGAACGCCGGGGCGCTGCCGGTGCCGGTCTCGGTCATCCTCCAGCAGGATGTCGACGCGACCCTCGGCGCCGATTCGATCCAGAAAAGCATCGTCGCCGGCCAGATCGGCATCCTTGCCGTCGCGGCCTTCATGCTCGTCTACTACCGACTGCCGGGCGCGATCGCCGTGCTGGCGCTCGCGATCTATGCCATCTTGACCTTGGCCGTCTTTCGGCTTATTCCGGTGACCCTCACCCTCGCCGGGATCGCCGGCTTTATCCTCTCGGTCGGGATGGCCGTCGACGCGAATATCCTGATCTTCGAGCGTATGCGGGAAGAGCTCCGGATTGGGAGAACGCTTGCCGGCGCGATCGATGCCGGGTTCAGCCGCGCCTGGCTGTCGATCCGAGACAGCAATATCTCGACCATGATCACGTGCGTCATTCTCTACTGGTTCGGCTCGAATTTCGGAGCCAGTCTTGTCACCGGCTTCGCCCTGACCCTGTTCATCGGCGTGATCATTTCGATGTTCTCGGCGATCACGGTGTCGCGGACATTCCTGCAGGCGGTGCAAGCGCTCTGGTTCAACGGCCCGCTTGGTCCGCGGGCGCGGTGGCTGTTCGGCATGGACGAGGCGCCGCCGGGGCGACCGAGCGTCGACCTGCCGACAGGGGCGCGCCCCGCTACTCGCTAG